The segment GCATCGCACCCGAACACCTACCCTATGTCTTTGATCGCTTGTGGCGGGCTGAATCTGCGCGTACCTATCGCCCCCAAGGATCGGGGTTAGGATTGGCGATCGCTAGGGCGATCGCTCACTATCATGGGGGAGAAATTACCGTTAATAGTCAATTAGGACTAGGAAGTCGTTTTCAAGTCCGTCTTCCTCTGATGTCTTAATAACCGATCCCTCAAGTTTGTCATCCACCCGATTTCCTTACTTTGTTTCCCTACAGTAATCATTAAGTCACGGAATTTACTGATTAATTGTTTGAGGAACCATTATGAGTCGTCTATTCCAGCAATATCATCACTTAATTGCCCTCACGGTTAGTTTACCCGTTATTTTAACCATCATTACAGGACTCGGTTGTATCATGCCTAAAAACAGCCCTAGGACGGATGATCCCCTAAGCTATGACTCCAGATTCTGGTAATCTCTATTCCCTGGGGCAACAGCCGTTCGCCCCTACTGATTTCTGAAGTTTGCCATCCACCCGATTTCCTTACCTTTTTTGCCTAAAGTAAATCGTAAGCCAAAGTTCATGATTGTTTGAGGAACCCTGATGATTCGTCTATTTCGGAAATACCATCGTTTGATTGCGATTGCTGTTAGTTTACCCTTGATTTTAACGGTTATTACGGGAGTTGGTTATACTATCTTTGACGAATGGTTTCATCAAGAGGCGATCGCTCATTTTTTAATGAGAGTCCACACCATGAAATTGTTGGGATTAGAAGAAATTTATCCTGTTCTCAATGGGTTAGGTTTAATGGGATTATTAGTCACCGGATTAACGATGTCAGGATTATTTAAAAAACGATCTCCCTCTCAATCAGTTTAACTCTTCCTTGTTTGTTTAATCTTGTCTCACCCCGTCTCTCTCTTCAAAGACGGGGTTCTTTTTTATCGTTTTATCATCAGTTTTGTTACCTGTAAGAAAGTAGAATGATTATTAGTTTTATCAAAAAATCAGAACATTAAAATCTGTTCTCTGTTCCCCTATCTGATGTTACCTGTTTACAAAGAAGATTAAATAAAAAAGTCAATTGCTGTATTCAAAATCCAAGCATCTATCAATAATAAAAATAGTGTCAAAATCAATAAAATTAAATACATCCATGGTTGTGATAGGGGGCGAATATCCGTAGTATCAATCCCCGTTTTTTCGGTCACAATTTTGACTAAAGTATTAAATCCCGCAATTCTCATGGGCAATAAATACGCTTGTTCAGAATGATGACACACAAAGTAGTAAACCAGTCCCCCTTGTCCCGTGGTTCGTAATTTTAGATCCTTAATTTCCGACCAAGATAAAGACCATCCTTTACGGAAAAAAAACCGAAACCAACGGGGATAAGTGACTTCAATTTTATCATTATCTAAGATAACTTGTTCACTTAATGCCCCTACTAAAGCAATCAATCCGAGGATAATTCCTATCCATAACACCCAGGATGGAACAGGTGCAGCAGTGACTTTTGCTAGGAAAGGAAGGGGAACTGTTAGGGCAATATAAAGACTCACTAAAGTAAGCCGAATTAGAGAAGAAATGCGGAAAATTTTCAGAGAATCTAAAGTCATACTATACTAAGAAAAGTGAAGATTTTTACTGATAAATGTTGACTGTTTACTGTTCCCCATTGCCTTTAAACTGATATTGACTGGCAATTAAAGCGACTAAAAACCACCAGAAAATATTCACTTGGGGACGGTACCAAACCGTATCTACTAAACCTTGTCCTAATAAACCAGCCATTCCGGCGATCGCGGCAATTAACCAAATCCCTTGGCGATTATTTTCTAACCGTAACCGTTGCATTTGTGCGATTCCTTGATTAACCGTCACAATAATCAACCAAAGGAAAATACTTAGTCCAATTAATCCCATTTCTACAGCGTTTTCTAAAAAGATAGAATAGGAACTTAGGGCACTATATTTAGGACTCATATAACGGGGATAAATACTATTAAAAGCAGCATTCCCCGGTCCAATACCCGTTAGGGGATAATCTTTAATCATCTCGATCGCTGCCATCCAAACATTCATCCGAAAATTATTACTACTGTCTTCTCGTCCCGCAAAAATACTCATGACTCGTAATCTTATCGGTTCTAAAGCGACGATAGCAACGAGAACAACCCCGGCAAAACCCCCTAAAACTAAAGGTAATAGCCATTTACGCCAAAAGGGGGGTAAACTATCCCGAAACCAGACAAACAGCAACAAAGCAAAGCTAACCAATAAAGCCATCATGCCGATCCAACCGCCTCGACTTCCCGTAAAGTAGAGACACGATGAATTAACCAGAACCATCGTTACCGCTAACGCTTTGGGGAGTCGTCCTTGCCAAACAAAAACCGCGCCGATACTAAGGGCGATCGCAGCGAATAAATAGGAACAGAGTAGGTTAGGATTGCCTAAATAGCTATAAACGCGGGTTGCTTGGGCTAATTCAGAGGTGGGATCGTTCCAAGTGGCTAATTGTTCTACTCCAAAAAAGTTTTGTCTGACTCCATAAGAACTCACCACCAACCCGATCAGTAAGACAACTGTAATTAAGCCATTGGTGAGGCGAGGAGATTGCAAAATTCGCGCTGATAGTAGAAAAAATAGCAGATATAGGCTTAATTTCACAAACCCGGTCAAGGCTGCTGTTTTGACGGGAGACAAGGCAACGGCGATCGCGGCCATTCCCCAATACACCATGACTAATAGATGAATGGGGGTAATACCCGGTTTTCCTTTATCAGCAAGGGTTAACAGTCCCCAATAGGCTGCTAAGGCGAATAACCAGAGTCCGATCAACCCTGTGGAGATAAATGGTCCAAAAATAAAGACAATGCTGATTAGTAGTGCCCCTAGGGGTTCTCCCCATTGTAGGAGAAAACTGCCTTGTTTCCATTGTCCTAATAACCCGATGATGCGGTATACATAGCTTGCAGCAAGCCATCGGTAGGGAGAGAAGTCCGAAAGGGTGAATTGATGCCAAACAGGGTTCATAGAGAATGACCAGCGATCGCAGATTAGTTCTTAGTTATCAAGGATTCGGTTGATGTTTGTCAACTCCCTATCCGTTGAATTTTGGTTAGCTATCGGTAGCTTGGTAAGAAATTATTGGCTTAAAAACTGACTTTTAGATTAATTTAGACGCGACAATCCCTGATTAAGTTTCAACTGGATTAAGCGTTACAGTATTAGATTTTTCTACGCATTAGCAAAAATTTAGATAAATATGGCTATAGCGTTGGCTTATAGCAATTCCCGTACTTTCTAACTCCTCAATCAAATTTTCTCGATCAAGGGTAGAAAAATGACCGTTTCGTAGCTGTTCTATCGTAATCTGTAGCCATAAGTAATAAACAAAATCGTAAGACTGTAGGGTGAGCAAATCAGAGATTGCTCTGGACTATCCATAAAGTACAAAACTTTGCCCACTCTACAAAATTTTGTTAGTTTTTTCTATTCTCATTATAGACAGTTTAAAAGTTTTAAGCCCCCAAACAATAAACGATTTTTAACTTAAAATAGTTTATTATTTGCTGTTCCCTATCCCTTAATTTTTTCCTCATCCATGCTAAAAAATTTGCTATAATAACCATAAAACCTTTTCAAAAATCCCTTTATGATCTTCCATCCTTCTTACCTCATCCTATTACCTGGAATGGCCCTAATGATGTGGGCACAGTTCAAAGTTCAAAGTACCTACCGCAAATACGCCGAAATTCCCTCTAGCTTAGGGATGACAGGGGCACAGGTAGCCAAAACCATCTTACAACGCATGGCAGTTGATAACGTAACCGTAGAACCCGTTGCCGGGGAACTCACCGACCACTATGACCCCAGTGCCAAAGCAGTTCGCCTCTCAGAAGTTGTCTACAATTCTACCTCATTAGCTGCTGCCGCTGTCGCTGCTCATGAATGTGGCCACGTTTTGCAAGATGTCCAAGGCTATCAACCCATGAACTGGCGAGCCGCCTTAGTTCCGGCTGCGAATTTTGGCTCAAATCTTGGACCTTTGTTGGTGATCGCTGGCTTATTTCTTGGCAGTCTAGGCGGTATTTTTATTAACATCGGCATTGCTCTTTTTATAGGAGTTATTCTCTTCCATGTTGTCACCCTTCCCGTTGAATTTGATGCCTCTAATAGAGCCTTAAAATTGATTGATCAATTTGGGATTTTACAAGGCGAAGAAAATCGAGGAGCGCGTAAAGTTCTGAATGCTGCTGCTTTTACCTATGTGGCTACTGCCTTATATGCGGTGCTACAGTTAGTTCAATTACTCCTCATGTCCAATCGTGATTAAAAAGTATTAATAAATGTAGGGTGGGCATTGCCCACCCTAAACGTTTTTTTGTTATTAGTTTTTTATGGATTAAACATCTAAAACCACTCGTCCGGCTGGATGAGCGATACAAGTAAGAATATACCCCTTTTCTTCATCACTTTCATCGAGTCCATCGGGTTCACCATCATAGCGAACGGTTCCGGCTAATTTTTTAACTTTGCAATTGCCACAAACCCCACTGCGACAGCCAGAATTAACCTCAACCATCTGCTCTTCAGCTATCTCTAATAAAGGCGTTTTACCCTCTGTAGTAACTTGTTTTTCTGACTTAACAAAAACCACCGTATAGGGATGACTTGTGCTATTGTTAGAGCCATTAGAGGAGTCTTCAACCGTTGCGGGAGCAGTGTCAACATCAGCAACAGCAGAGGAAGAAGAAGCTCCATTTGTCTGTGAACTCGAAGATTTAGAAGCTCCTTTTTTCGCGCCGCCAAAACTTTCTTGATGGTAATTTTCCATGGGAAAACCCATTGATTCCACCAAGCTTTTAACCCCCTTCATAAAACCATCCGGACCACAAACAAAAATGAGCCGTTCTTTATAGTCAGGAGCGATCGCTTGTACGAGAATGTCCGTTAAACGTCCCGTAAATCCCCACCAAGGTTCTCCAACCGAAGAACGGGTAATTGAAAAGGCTAGATGGAAATTAGAATGTTGTGCGTCCATTGCCTCCAATTCTCGTCGATAAATGAGATCCTGAGGACTCCTGGCACTATGGAAGAAAATAATATCCCTAGGGGCTCCCGTATCCAAAGCCCAACGAGACATGGACATCATCGGGGTAATACCACTTCCGGCGGAAATAAAGAGCAATTTGGTTTCCGAACGATCAACACAGGTAAACTTCCCAGACGGTCCACTTAATTTAATTTCGCTACCAACGGTAACATTATCATGGAGCCAATTGGACACCAGTCCAGGGGGTGCGTCAGGAACGTCAGGAGGTGAGGGAACTCGTTTAACGGTAATTTCTAAGCTATGGGGACGAGAAGGAGAGGAGGAGATAGAATAGGAGCGTTTAACGGGTTTTCCATCAATGGTTAAGTTAAGGGTGACAAATTGACCGGGTTTATAGTTAAATAACGTCGGCGTTGTCCCCACAAACCGGAAGGTTTTCACATCGGACGTATCTTCAATGATCTCGATACAGCGTACCGTTAAATCTCCTTTTGTCCACCATTTTACGCCATTGGGAGCGGGGCCGACTTGGAGGGCAGATAGGGGGGCAGATTTAACCGTCGGTAAGGGCAGAGTTGAGGTAGCTGACTTGGGTAAAGGAATATCGGTAGCAACTCCCCCATTAGAGGTGGATGAAGAACCATTAGAAGACCCATTTTGAGAGATTTCTCTGGGCTGATCGTAAGATACTATCGAGGAATCAGTGGAAGTTCGTTGATTACGACGATTTTTCCGGCCTAAGCTTTTTAAGGACGGCATTGATCCTTTGGCAGAACGCTTACTGGACGCTTTGTCTGTCTCTGATTTAGCGGTTTTAGATTTCCTAGGACGAGTTTTTGGGTTTCTTTTGCGAGGTGGACCATCCACGATGAGAACAAATTCCCCAATGCGAATAATATCGTCTGTTTCTAACGCATACGGATAATCAATTTTCACGGCTTCATCATTAAACTGATAGTTAGCTACCTTAGTCAAATCTCTGAAGTAATAGTGATCATTTTCGAGAAAAAACTTTCCGTGAATATCTTTTACTTTGGTACTCGGTAATATCACTTGACAAGTAGAAGAACTTCCTACGGTACAACCGCCATTATTGAGGTGGTTTTCCGCTAACTCAAATTCTTGACTTACAATAGGTTGTCTGGAATTAAACAGTTTAATTTTTAGCATAGAAGAGAACCAATAAATATTCAAACATCGAGTGGATAGCTGATCAATCCTTGGTTTCAAATCTTCGCCAATGTTATAGACTGACGAACAGAGAAGAACTCTATGATGATTAGCTTAGATCTTGCTTTCTCTAATGGTTCCCTAAAACTGAGCTAAACTAACATTTTTTATGAATTTTTTTGAGCTAAGTAATCTTCATGAAAGTGGTTATTATTGAGTCAGTTTTAAATAAGCAATCTCTTAGAATATACTGACATTAAGTTCCCGTATTTAACCTAAACAATCTGTACATCAACGTTTTAGCCTTTTGGTAGGGAATGCCTACCCTACGTTGATTTATCTCCACTGACTTATCCGTATATCCACTGAGTTTTTGTTCAAAACTGTGTAAAATTACTGACTGATGAGCAATAGTAACAAAGACTGTTAAAAATCGCTTTTTTGCTCACCTGTTCACCATCTTTCGTCCCTTATCTAAATTGTCTATGATCCCTTGTTCATTCTTCATCAAGGGTTTTATCTTTAACTCCTCTAACAATACGGGATAATTCGTTCTTTTCATCTACTGTAATGCGAGTGGGAGAACCGCTAATAATCCGTTCATAATTACGGAAAGAATCTTGAATAGTTGGACCACTTTCGTTAATACTATATTCTCGAATGCCTTTATCATGCCAAGAACCGCGCATTTTGAAAACATTAATGGCGCGAGACATTTCGCCACGAATTTCTACATATTGCAGCATAATAATAGTGTCCGTAATCGTAGAAATATGGGATTCTGTAATAGAATGAGCTCCCATAAATTGATCGGTTGTATTGGTAAAAAATCCAGTGATTTCTTCTTGTTTTGCGTACCCCGTTACCCCAATAACAAACTGACGAAACGCATTGTTTGTTACCCCTCTTGCTAAAGCAGAGAGAGAGTCAATGGCAATTCTTGAGGGTTTAAACTCAGAAATTTCTGATTTAATAATCTGTAAATGGTCTTCTAATCCAGCAGATTCAGGATAGCTACAGAGGAGTTTGAGAAGTCCTTTGCGTTCCATTTCTTCAAAGTCAATACCCCAAGAAAAAGCATTACGAGAAAGTTGCGCACGGGACTCTTCATAGGCAAATAAAATGGCTCTTTCTCCTTGACGACACCCTTCTTCTAAAAACTTACTAACCAGCAAAGTTTTTCCTGTTCCGGTTGCACCCGTTGCCAGAATAATCGAATCTTTGAAAAAGCCTCCTCCACACATTTCATCAAGGGTTTTGACCCCCGAAGAAATTCGAGCATTTGATGAACGTTGAGTTAAGCGCATGGCTCCTAAAGGAAAGATATTAATACCATCATTAGTAATGGTGAAAGGGTATTCTCCTTTCATGTGGGTTGTTCCGCGTAGTTTAAGAATTTCAGCCGTTCTGCGACGACGTTCTCCTTCTAAAACATTGCGTAAAACGACCACATTATCTGAGACAAATTCTTCTACTCCATAGCGGGCGATCGGTCCATATTCTTCTATTCTTTCTGTTGTCATGATAGACGTAACGCCTAATAATTTTAATCGAGCAACTAGGCGAAAGATTTCCCTACGAACGACTGATGCTGCATCATATTGTTGAAAAACGGCTGTTACTGAATCAATAGAAACTAATTGCGCTTTGTATTTATTAATAGCGTATTGAATGCGCTCAATTAAAGCAGATAAGTCAAAACTTCCTACTACTTCTTGTCCATCGGGGTCGGGAGAAGCATCGAGAATAAATAGTTTACCTTCATCAACAATTTCTTGCAAATCCCATCCAAAACTGTAGGCATTTTGAATAATATCTGTGGGGGATTCTTCAAAGGTAACAAATAACCCTGGATAGTCGAAATATTTAATACCATGATAAAGGAATTGAACGGCTAATAACGTTTTACCTGTGCCTGATGTTCCACTGACTAATGTGGTTCTACCAATGGGTAAACCACCATGGGTAATTTCGTCAAATCCTTCGATCATTGTCCGAATTTTTCGGACTCCTTGAGTAGTATTTTCTGTTTTTTTGGAACTATTAGAAATTGGTTCGTTCATTGGTTGCGAGGTTCGCTTTTTTTATGATTAATTGATGAGATAAAACTAAAAGTATGTGTAAAAAAAGATTTTTTATCAAGGAATTTTAGAGTTCAGATTCCCGTTCCCTAATTTCTTCATAGAGCAGATCTAAACCAATTAACACCTTTTCCCTATCGGACAAATCTCCAATAATTTTACGCACGGGAGGCGGTAGAATTTTAGATAAGGTGGGAGTGGCTAAAATTTTGTCTTCTTCGGCTAATTGAGGATTTTTGAGAACATCAATCACTTTCAGGGCATAAACCCCTTTAAATTCATCTTCAAGAATATTTTTTAGAGTTTTTAGGGCTCTAACTGAGTTGGGAGTATTACCCGCAACATAAAGCTTGAGAACATAGGTCTTTTTAAAGTTAACCATTGGCTAATATACACCAGAACTTGTTGATTAAGAACAGTTACTAAATTAACTAGCTAATCTTTTAAAAAGGGTCAGATTAACTTCTATAGCTTAGTCTATTTGGTACAATAAATCAAATAGGATATCTTCTCGCGGAATTGAGCGACGATACATTTCGCCTAAGTGAGCCAGAATATCGATGATCGTTAGACGATAATCTAACAGAATTTCTTCGCTGCGCCCTTCTAATTTAAGTTGTTGAGAAAATTCATCCATTAACTCCATGTGAATTTCTAAAACTTTAGATACGGAAATATCAGAAAAAAAGGCTTGATTAACAAACTGATCAATTAACTGATTAACATCTATATTATCCCCAAAGTAATTAAGAATAATCTCTCGATATTCAGCCCTTAATTGAGCGATTAGCTGTTTTTTTTCGTTGGGAGAAAGATTGCGATAAAAATCTTTAGGATTTCGTTTGTAATAGACTCCTAAATATCCCAGTCTTTCCTTAAGCTTTTCTGCTAACCGACGCTGTTGCAACAGCAAAAAACTTGGCTGTTTTTCAGGAGAAGGAATGATTTTTAGGGGAGAGACGGGAGCATTAGCTAAAGAACAACTCGGACTTAGGTGTAGGAATTGGGCGATCGCTTCTTCAATTACTGACTCAATTTTATTTAAAGCTGTTACTCGATATCGGACTTCAGCAGTATGATACAAACAGGTAGCAGTTTCCATGTTTTCTGACTGAGTTGAAGCCTGGGAGTCTAACTCAGAATCAAGAATAATCACTGGCAGCAAAGTTCCTTGCTCATAGAGTTGATTAAACAGAGGAGAAACCGTAGTATCCCTAAAGATAATCAGACAGTCAATTTGTTCGCTGCGACTCTCAACAAACTTGAGTAACTCTTCAGGAGAATCAACTTTTTTCAGACAATAGGGTTTGTCTGCCAAAATTTCTGCCAAATTCTGGGCAATGGTGCGATCGCTGATGTAAAGACAAATGGATAATCGAGATGACAACGTTTTCAGAGCAGAGATTTGTAACTAGAGTAATGATCAAGGACGAGCAAGAGGGATTATTTTACTCCTCCCTATAAAAGTTAACACAAACTCTTCTCAAAAATTAACAGTCATCAACCGGGTGTGCCAATTGTAATTATTTGTAAGTGGTTAGCCTGAAAAGAGCACAATTCACGGCAAGATTAAAATAGTAAGGAAGCGATCCCCGTACCTGCCAGGCAGTCACCCGAATTAGGCCGATGCTTACCCTCAAACATTTCCTGCACTCTGTGCCCGTATGCCAATCCTCTGTCAGTCTTGATGAGATCATGACTTTGTTTCAATCAGGCCACCATGACCTGATTGTGGTGGTTAATGATACTCATACTCCCTTGGGTACTATTTCCAGCCGCCATCTCCTCTCATCACTACTACAAAAGCCTTTAACCCTTGCTTCTGAGTCTTCTCGAAAGAAGAGCCAACCTAATCACAAATCCGCTCCGAAAATTCGCACAAACTCTTCAGTTTGTCCAGATTTAGGGGACAATTGGCAAAGCTTGTTGACTCCCCTAACCTTGGTACCTTCTCACCTGAAATTAACAGAATTTGCCGCTTATTTAGAAAAAGCTCCCAGGGATCACAGTTCTATCGCAACCTACGCCGTCATCGACCCGTCGGGGAAATTTTTGGGATTACTCAATACGCAGCAAATTCTCCAAAATTTATTAACCCAAAACTTGGCTACCCCTAAAGGACAAGTGACCCTAGCCACCTCTGAGGAATTACTCCGAGAGTTATTGGAACAATTTCCCTTACCGGTGATGGTACAAACCAAACAAGGGCAAATTCTTCAACAAAATCGCAGTTGGCGCGAACAAATAGGGGAATTTATCCCCCCTGATCATGCCAGTGCTTGTCTGCTTACAGCCCACAACCGATTCCCTTCCGTCGCTTCATCGGTAAGGGTGGGTCAAAGGGACAAATACACGTCTTCTGAATACTTGCGTGAGACTGCTTATCTTGTTGAAAATTTATTGTGCTCTCAATGGCTACAATCAATTCCCTCCAAATTCACCCCCAATCATTCCTTTCCTAACACAGCAGAGTTACATCCTCTGATGCCTTCTCCTGAGTCCTTGATTAAACCTAAATCAGACAAAGGACGGGTTTGGCAATTTGTTAAAT is part of the Rippkaea orientalis PCC 8801 genome and harbors:
- the kaiB gene encoding circadian clock protein KaiB, producing MVNFKKTYVLKLYVAGNTPNSVRALKTLKNILEDEFKGVYALKVIDVLKNPQLAEEDKILATPTLSKILPPPVRKIIGDLSDREKVLIGLDLLYEEIRERESEL
- a CDS encoding circadian clock protein KaiA — protein: MSSRLSICLYISDRTIAQNLAEILADKPYCLKKVDSPEELLKFVESRSEQIDCLIIFRDTTVSPLFNQLYEQGTLLPVIILDSELDSQASTQSENMETATCLYHTAEVRYRVTALNKIESVIEEAIAQFLHLSPSCSLANAPVSPLKIIPSPEKQPSFLLLQQRRLAEKLKERLGYLGVYYKRNPKDFYRNLSPNEKKQLIAQLRAEYREIILNYFGDNIDVNQLIDQFVNQAFFSDISVSKVLEIHMELMDEFSQQLKLEGRSEEILLDYRLTIIDILAHLGEMYRRSIPREDILFDLLYQID
- the kaiC gene encoding circadian clock protein KaiC, which produces MNEPISNSSKKTENTTQGVRKIRTMIEGFDEITHGGLPIGRTTLVSGTSGTGKTLLAVQFLYHGIKYFDYPGLFVTFEESPTDIIQNAYSFGWDLQEIVDEGKLFILDASPDPDGQEVVGSFDLSALIERIQYAINKYKAQLVSIDSVTAVFQQYDAASVVRREIFRLVARLKLLGVTSIMTTERIEEYGPIARYGVEEFVSDNVVVLRNVLEGERRRRTAEILKLRGTTHMKGEYPFTITNDGINIFPLGAMRLTQRSSNARISSGVKTLDEMCGGGFFKDSIILATGATGTGKTLLVSKFLEEGCRQGERAILFAYEESRAQLSRNAFSWGIDFEEMERKGLLKLLCSYPESAGLEDHLQIIKSEISEFKPSRIAIDSLSALARGVTNNAFRQFVIGVTGYAKQEEITGFFTNTTDQFMGAHSITESHISTITDTIIMLQYVEIRGEMSRAINVFKMRGSWHDKGIREYSINESGPTIQDSFRNYERIISGSPTRITVDEKNELSRIVRGVKDKTLDEE
- a CDS encoding DUF29 family protein, which produces MLTLQSYDFVYYLWLQITIEQLRNGHFSTLDRENLIEELESTGIAISQRYSHIYLNFC
- a CDS encoding zinc metallopeptidase; the encoded protein is MIFHPSYLILLPGMALMMWAQFKVQSTYRKYAEIPSSLGMTGAQVAKTILQRMAVDNVTVEPVAGELTDHYDPSAKAVRLSEVVYNSTSLAAAAVAAHECGHVLQDVQGYQPMNWRAALVPAANFGSNLGPLLVIAGLFLGSLGGIFINIGIALFIGVILFHVVTLPVEFDASNRALKLIDQFGILQGEENRGARKVLNAAAFTYVATALYAVLQLVQLLLMSNRD
- a CDS encoding IctB family putative bicarbonate transporter; the protein is MNPVWHQFTLSDFSPYRWLAASYVYRIIGLLGQWKQGSFLLQWGEPLGALLISIVFIFGPFISTGLIGLWLFALAAYWGLLTLADKGKPGITPIHLLVMVYWGMAAIAVALSPVKTAALTGFVKLSLYLLFFLLSARILQSPRLTNGLITVVLLIGLVVSSYGVRQNFFGVEQLATWNDPTSELAQATRVYSYLGNPNLLCSYLFAAIALSIGAVFVWQGRLPKALAVTMVLVNSSCLYFTGSRGGWIGMMALLVSFALLLFVWFRDSLPPFWRKWLLPLVLGGFAGVVLVAIVALEPIRLRVMSIFAGREDSSNNFRMNVWMAAIEMIKDYPLTGIGPGNAAFNSIYPRYMSPKYSALSSYSIFLENAVEMGLIGLSIFLWLIIVTVNQGIAQMQRLRLENNRQGIWLIAAIAGMAGLLGQGLVDTVWYRPQVNIFWWFLVALIASQYQFKGNGEQ
- a CDS encoding FAD-binding oxidoreductase — protein: MLKIKLFNSRQPIVSQEFELAENHLNNGGCTVGSSSTCQVILPSTKVKDIHGKFFLENDHYYFRDLTKVANYQFNDEAVKIDYPYALETDDIIRIGEFVLIVDGPPRKRNPKTRPRKSKTAKSETDKASSKRSAKGSMPSLKSLGRKNRRNQRTSTDSSIVSYDQPREISQNGSSNGSSSTSNGGVATDIPLPKSATSTLPLPTVKSAPLSALQVGPAPNGVKWWTKGDLTVRCIEIIEDTSDVKTFRFVGTTPTLFNYKPGQFVTLNLTIDGKPVKRSYSISSSPSRPHSLEITVKRVPSPPDVPDAPPGLVSNWLHDNVTVGSEIKLSGPSGKFTCVDRSETKLLFISAGSGITPMMSMSRWALDTGAPRDIIFFHSARSPQDLIYRRELEAMDAQHSNFHLAFSITRSSVGEPWWGFTGRLTDILVQAIAPDYKERLIFVCGPDGFMKGVKSLVESMGFPMENYHQESFGGAKKGASKSSSSQTNGASSSSAVADVDTAPATVEDSSNGSNNSTSHPYTVVFVKSEKQVTTEGKTPLLEIAEEQMVEVNSGCRSGVCGNCKVKKLAGTVRYDGEPDGLDESDEEKGYILTCIAHPAGRVVLDV